The following are encoded together in the Drosophila biarmipes strain raj3 chromosome 3L, RU_DBia_V1.1, whole genome shotgun sequence genome:
- the LOC108028531 gene encoding uncharacterized protein LOC108028531 produces the protein MSKLDDLLGKKKTVVPVLDLSRSNIQTVEEFKRLLEKVPDYKMRPVKVRAEEIKIREKDYAFKMPKKEMRKLLRANGEREAMYAYADPVPSEMKDVVLMELCAVPIDWKMLTTLRPKNKQEEEYFSRMVEMGKLELKTEARDRREFALNNCVKKIKNKSGIVETRLMTCESCGEEMCCGKTCGDFNYDLYIRVEARVVKPKPPVLSSNKAKLNGRKKSSVGGTKIKVKKSSNKSN, from the exons ATGAGCAAACTGGACGACCTCCTGGGCAAGAAGAAGACGGTGGTCCCCGTGCTGGACCTCAGCCGCAGCAACATCCAGACCGTCGAGGAGTTCAAGCGGCTGCTGGAGAAGGTGCCCGACTACAAGATGCGGCCGGTGAAGGTGCGCGCCGAGGAGATCAAGATCCGGGAGAAGGACTACGCCTTCAAGATGCCCAAGAAGGAGATGCGCAAGCTGCTGAGGGCCAACGGGGAGCGGGAGGCGATGTACGCCTATGCGGATCCCGTGCCCAGCGAGATGAAGGACGTGGTGCTGATGGAGCTGTGCGCCGTGCCCATCGACTGGAAGATGCTGACCACTTTGCGGCCCAAGAACaagcaggaggaggagtacTTCAGCCGGATGGTGGAGATGGGCAAGCTGGAGCTGAAGACGGAGGCCCGGGATCGCAGGGAGTTCGCCCTGAACAACTGTGTCAAGAAAATCAAGAACAAGTCGGGCATTGTGGAGACGCGACTGATGACCTGCGAGTCCTGCGGCGAGGAAATGTGCTGTG GCAAGACTTGCGGCGACTTCAACTACGACCTCTACATTCGGGTGGAGGCCAGGGTGGTGAAACCCAAGCCCCCCGTGTTGTCCTCCAACAAGGCCAAGTTAAATGGCCGCAAGAAGTCGTCGGTGGGCGGAACCAAGATCAAGGTCAAAAAGTCCTCAAACAAAAGCAACTAA
- the LOC108027966 gene encoding platelet glycoprotein Ib alpha chain-like, with the protein MRSQLAICLALVALASTALAASAPATPADPSASPTPTPPTPSTSPTPSSPTTPTAPTTPTIPSDPTTPTTPTTPSTPTSSTTAAPATTVSPHKKAVVTHYKRKIHRPKKITKIHHKFGGNRTRLN; encoded by the coding sequence ATGCGATCCCAGCTAGCTATCTGTCTTGCCCTCGTGGCCCTCGCTTCGACTGCCCTGGCAGCCTCTGCTCCTGCCACTCCCGCTGACCCCTCTGCGTCGCCCACGCCAACACCTCCAACCCCGTCAACATCTCCGACTCCATCATCCCCGACCACTCCAACTGCCCCGACCACGCCCACCATCCCTTCGGATCCCACAACGCCCACCACCCCAACGACACCCTCGACACCCACATCGTCCACCACAGCAGCCCCCGCCACCACCGTGTCCCCACACAAGAAGGCTGTTGTCACCCATTACAAGCGCAAAATCCACAGGCCAAAGAAGATCACCAAGATCCACCACAAGTTTGGAGGCAACCGGACGCGCCTCAATTAA